One genomic window of Bacillus mycoides includes the following:
- the ytpR gene encoding YtpR family tRNA-binding protein — protein MNEVNVFYNLEGIGDTLIVTLQDITLENRTFDRKGDVARVYDRESNVTGGFNIFNASSYVEVTDNGNVTLTKEFVEKINDILAKNGFEEKVEADFTPKFVVGYVAEKEKHPNADKLNICTVEIGTETLQIVCGAPNVDAGQKVVVAKIGAVMPSGMLIKPAELRGVPSSGMICSARELELPDAPEEKGILVLEDSFEVGQEFKF, from the coding sequence ATGAACGAAGTGAACGTTTTTTACAACCTTGAAGGAATTGGTGACACTTTAATTGTTACCTTACAAGATATTACTTTAGAAAACCGTACATTTGACCGCAAAGGAGATGTTGCTCGCGTTTATGATCGTGAAAGCAACGTAACAGGAGGATTCAACATCTTTAATGCGTCTTCTTATGTAGAGGTAACAGACAACGGAAACGTTACATTAACAAAAGAGTTTGTTGAAAAAATTAACGACATTTTAGCAAAGAACGGCTTTGAAGAAAAAGTGGAAGCTGATTTCACGCCGAAATTTGTTGTAGGCTATGTAGCTGAAAAAGAGAAGCATCCAAATGCTGATAAATTAAACATCTGTACAGTAGAAATCGGTACAGAAACATTACAAATCGTATGTGGTGCACCAAACGTTGATGCAGGACAAAAAGTTGTCGTTGCGAAAATCGGTGCTGTAATGCCAAGCGGTATGTTAATTAAACCAGCTGAACTTCGCGGTGTTCCTTCTTCTGGAATGATTTGCTCTGCACGTGAATTAGAGCTTCCAGATGCTCCAGAAGAAAAAGGTATTCTTGTATTAGAAGACAGCTTTGAAGTTGGACAAGAATTTAAATTTTAA
- a CDS encoding DUF1444 domain-containing protein, with protein MKMTSKKMKDELMKKLSRPEWDFHYDSEKEVLRIEQIDSKKGINVSLPGVVAKWEVNKEKAIEEVAYYVQEALIAMHKEENSTAKILPVIRSTSFPKQSEEGNPFLMTDHTAETRIYYALDSNKTYRLIDEHLLQKLELTEEQVREMALFNARSLGYEFKQDTVAGNTFYFLNTNDGYDASRILNESLLHSMREKISGDMVVAVPHQDVLIIADIVNEIGYDIIAQMTMKFFAEGHVPITSLSFVYEDGDFEPIFILAKNRKKTDGKEKG; from the coding sequence ATGAAAATGACAAGTAAAAAGATGAAAGACGAGTTAATGAAGAAATTATCTCGACCAGAATGGGACTTTCATTATGATAGCGAGAAAGAAGTTCTTCGTATTGAACAAATAGACTCGAAAAAAGGTATTAACGTATCACTTCCAGGAGTAGTGGCAAAGTGGGAAGTGAACAAAGAAAAAGCGATTGAAGAGGTCGCTTATTACGTACAAGAAGCGCTAATTGCAATGCATAAAGAAGAAAATAGCACGGCGAAAATTTTACCTGTTATTCGCTCTACTTCTTTCCCGAAACAATCAGAAGAAGGAAATCCGTTTCTTATGACGGACCATACGGCGGAAACACGTATTTACTATGCGCTAGATTCTAATAAAACGTATCGATTAATTGATGAGCACTTATTGCAAAAATTAGAGCTTACAGAGGAACAAGTACGTGAAATGGCATTATTTAATGCTCGCTCATTAGGTTATGAATTTAAGCAGGACACAGTAGCAGGTAATACATTCTACTTTTTAAACACAAATGATGGATACGATGCGAGTCGTATTTTAAACGAATCGTTACTACACTCGATGCGTGAAAAGATCTCTGGTGATATGGTTGTTGCAGTTCCTCACCAAGATGTATTAATTATTGCTGATATCGTCAACGAAATCGGTTATGATATTATTGCACAAATGACAATGAAATTTTTTGCCGAAGGGCATGTTCCGATTACATCACTTTCATTCGTATATGAAGATGGGGACTTCGAACCAATCTTTATTTTAGCGAAGAATCGGAAGAAGACAGATGGAAAAGAGAAAGGATGA
- a CDS encoding thioredoxin family protein has translation MKSLESMEQFQELKNEENVVFMFSAEWCPDCRFVDPFMPEVEEKYSDFSFYYVDRDEFIDLCVKVDVFGIPSFVAYNKGEETGRYVNKDRKTQEQIEEFIEGLK, from the coding sequence ATGAAATCATTAGAAAGCATGGAACAATTCCAAGAATTAAAAAATGAAGAGAATGTAGTCTTCATGTTCTCAGCAGAATGGTGCCCAGATTGCCGTTTCGTTGATCCATTTATGCCAGAAGTAGAAGAGAAGTATAGTGATTTCTCATTTTACTATGTAGATCGTGATGAGTTTATTGATCTATGCGTGAAAGTAGACGTATTTGGCATTCCAAGCTTTGTAGCGTACAATAAAGGTGAAGAAACTGGACGCTATGTAAATAAAGATCGTAAAACACAAGAGCAAATCGAAGAGTTTATTGAAGGTTTAAAATAA
- a CDS encoding DUF84 family protein, whose product MKVVVGSKNKTKVGAVEKVWKDAEITSLSVPSGVANQPFSDEETMQGAVNRAKRALQEGEAHIGIGLEGGVMKTEQGLFMCNWGALATIDGKTFVAGGARIKLPDDFLAPLEEGKELSEVMEEFVERKDIRSHEGAIGIFTDDYVDRTELFVHVVKLLIGQYKYDEKQA is encoded by the coding sequence ATGAAGGTAGTAGTTGGATCGAAGAATAAAACGAAAGTTGGGGCTGTGGAGAAGGTTTGGAAAGATGCTGAAATTACATCTCTTTCTGTTCCGTCAGGAGTAGCAAACCAGCCTTTCTCAGATGAAGAGACGATGCAAGGAGCAGTAAATAGGGCGAAGAGAGCGTTACAGGAAGGTGAAGCTCATATCGGCATTGGGCTAGAAGGCGGCGTTATGAAAACGGAGCAGGGGTTATTTATGTGTAACTGGGGTGCTTTAGCGACGATTGACGGTAAAACATTTGTAGCAGGTGGGGCACGTATTAAGTTACCAGACGATTTTTTAGCACCGCTTGAAGAAGGAAAAGAGCTAAGTGAAGTGATGGAAGAGTTTGTAGAGCGAAAAGATATTCGTAGTCACGAAGGTGCTATCGGTATTTTTACAGATGATTATGTCGACCGAACGGAATTATTTGTACACGTTGTTAAGTTACTTATTGGACAATATAAGTATGATGAAAAGCAAGCATAA
- a CDS encoding M42 family metallopeptidase yields the protein MNKETLQLFRTLTELQGASGFEHDVRRFMKQELSKYADEIVQDGLGSVFGLKKGDETGPRVLVAGHMDEVGFMVTQITKNGMLRFQTLGGWWSQVLLAQRVQVMTKNGPVIGVVGSIPPHLLSDVQRAKPMDIKNMLIDIGADSYEDAIEIGIKPGQQIVPICPFTPMANEKKIMAKAWDNRYGCGLAIELLKELKDETLPNTLYSGATVQEEVGLRGAQTAANMIQPDIFYALDASPANDASGDKTQFGQLGKGALLRIYDRTMVTHRGMREFILDTAETHNIPYQYFISQGGTDAGRVHTSNSGIPSAVIGVCARYIHTHASILHVDDYAAAKELITKLVRATDKTTLETIKNNA from the coding sequence GTGAATAAAGAGACATTACAATTATTTCGTACGTTAACAGAATTACAAGGTGCATCAGGTTTTGAACATGATGTGCGCCGTTTTATGAAGCAAGAATTAAGCAAATATGCTGATGAAATTGTGCAAGACGGTTTAGGTAGCGTATTTGGTCTGAAAAAAGGGGACGAAACTGGCCCGCGCGTTCTTGTAGCAGGTCATATGGATGAAGTAGGTTTCATGGTTACGCAAATTACGAAAAATGGGATGCTTCGTTTTCAAACGTTAGGTGGCTGGTGGAGCCAAGTACTATTAGCTCAGCGTGTACAAGTTATGACGAAGAATGGTCCTGTTATTGGGGTTGTTGGTTCTATTCCGCCTCATTTATTAAGTGATGTGCAACGTGCAAAACCGATGGATATAAAAAATATGTTAATTGATATAGGTGCAGATAGTTATGAAGATGCGATTGAAATTGGCATAAAGCCAGGGCAACAAATCGTGCCAATCTGTCCATTCACGCCGATGGCAAATGAGAAGAAAATTATGGCGAAAGCTTGGGACAACCGCTATGGATGTGGCCTTGCTATCGAATTGCTAAAAGAATTAAAAGATGAAACATTACCAAACACATTATACTCTGGTGCGACTGTACAAGAAGAAGTAGGTCTTCGCGGAGCACAAACTGCTGCAAATATGATTCAACCAGATATTTTCTATGCGCTTGATGCAAGTCCAGCAAATGATGCATCTGGTGATAAAACGCAGTTCGGTCAATTAGGAAAAGGTGCTCTTCTTCGTATTTATGACCGCACAATGGTAACACATAGAGGAATGCGCGAATTCATTTTAGATACAGCAGAAACACATAACATTCCGTACCAATACTTTATTTCACAAGGTGGTACAGATGCGGGCCGTGTACATACAAGTAACTCTGGTATCCCATCAGCAGTAATTGGTGTTTGTGCACGCTACATTCATACACATGCTTCTATTTTACATGTTGATGATTATGCGGCAGCGAAGGAATTAATTACGAAGCTTGTGAGAGCGACGGACAAAACGACGTTAGAGACAATTAAGAATAACGCGTAG
- a CDS encoding PepSY domain-containing protein, which yields MSWKGLVTGLGVGFAAGYFVANKVQEQSHISSEKALKMVKQALSHKGEITGSWVHMVPETFEKYDVAYEVYRGGLTTMLDEIQERFEFLVDAKTGTVLEVIAA from the coding sequence ATGAGCTGGAAAGGTTTAGTCACAGGTCTTGGCGTTGGGTTCGCAGCTGGTTATTTCGTTGCAAACAAAGTACAAGAACAATCCCATATTTCTTCAGAAAAAGCATTGAAAATGGTGAAACAAGCATTAAGTCATAAAGGTGAAATTACTGGCTCTTGGGTACATATGGTTCCAGAGACATTTGAAAAATATGATGTCGCGTACGAAGTTTATCGCGGCGGTCTTACAACGATGTTAGATGAAATACAAGAACGATTTGAATTTTTAGTTGATGCTAAAACAGGCACTGTCTTAGAAGTTATAGCAGCATAA
- a CDS encoding YtnP family quorum-quenching lactonase yields MEQLQIGNIKVTWLKGGNTHLDGGAMFGVVPKVLWSRKYKHNDTNHIYLRTDPLLLQAKEGNMLIDAGIGNGKLNEKMKRNQGVTEESSVKESLEKLGLRTEDIHYVLMTHLHFDHASGLTKWEGNHLVPAFPNATIYVSETEWNEMKNPNVRSRNTYWKENWEPIVDKIVTFRQEIEITDEIKMAHTGGHSDGHAVVILESQSETMLHLADILPTHAHQNVLWVMAYDDYPMTSIEHKQKWMKYGAEKEAWFTFYHDAYYRAVKWNEEGHIVEKIERKTIVEA; encoded by the coding sequence ATGGAACAGTTACAAATTGGAAATATAAAAGTGACGTGGCTAAAAGGCGGGAATACACATTTAGATGGAGGCGCGATGTTTGGAGTTGTGCCAAAAGTACTTTGGTCACGCAAATATAAACATAATGATACAAATCATATTTATTTACGAACAGATCCGTTACTCTTGCAAGCGAAAGAAGGAAACATGCTTATTGATGCAGGGATAGGGAACGGTAAATTGAATGAGAAAATGAAGCGGAATCAAGGTGTAACAGAAGAATCATCAGTTAAGGAATCTTTAGAAAAACTGGGACTGCGTACTGAAGATATTCATTATGTCTTAATGACACATCTGCATTTTGACCATGCATCTGGTTTAACAAAATGGGAGGGAAATCACCTTGTTCCGGCGTTTCCGAACGCAACGATTTATGTAAGTGAGACTGAATGGAATGAAATGAAAAATCCCAATGTTAGATCGCGTAATACATATTGGAAGGAAAATTGGGAGCCAATCGTTGATAAGATTGTTACGTTCAGGCAAGAAATAGAAATTACGGATGAAATAAAAATGGCGCATACAGGTGGTCATAGTGATGGACATGCCGTTGTCATTCTTGAAAGTCAAAGTGAAACGATGCTTCATTTAGCGGATATTTTACCGACGCATGCACATCAAAATGTATTATGGGTAATGGCATACGATGATTATCCGATGACATCGATTGAACATAAACAAAAGTGGATGAAGTACGGTGCTGAAAAAGAGGCGTGGTTTACTTTTTATCATGATGCATATTACCGTGCAGTAAAGTGGAATGAGGAAGGGCATATAGTGGAAAAGATAGAGAGAAAAACGATTGTAGAAGCTTAA
- the trmB gene encoding tRNA (guanosine(46)-N7)-methyltransferase TrmB: MRLRHKPYAMDRINEYSHIVIGKPEESAGNWKEIFGNEQPIHIEVGTGRGRFMYDMAKANPHINYIGIEKFTSVVVDALDKLIEEEVPNLKLINKDAEDLTVFFAKGEIDRVYLNFSDPWPKNRHTKRRLTYKTFLRNYEEVLVDGGEIHFKTDNQGLFEYSIMSMAEYGMLLTYLSLDLHNSDYEGNIMTEYEEKFSSKGHRIYRVEAKYRTEPMQ; encoded by the coding sequence ATGCGTTTAAGACATAAGCCTTATGCAATGGATCGAATTAATGAGTATTCACATATCGTAATTGGAAAACCAGAGGAGAGCGCTGGTAACTGGAAAGAAATATTTGGAAATGAACAGCCGATTCATATTGAAGTAGGTACAGGACGTGGCCGCTTTATGTATGATATGGCAAAAGCAAATCCGCATATAAACTATATTGGAATTGAAAAATTCACAAGTGTTGTTGTAGATGCACTTGATAAATTAATTGAAGAAGAAGTACCGAACTTAAAGTTAATTAATAAAGATGCTGAAGATTTAACAGTTTTCTTTGCGAAAGGTGAAATTGACCGCGTTTATTTAAACTTCTCAGATCCATGGCCGAAGAATCGTCATACGAAGCGTCGTTTAACGTATAAAACATTTTTACGCAATTATGAAGAAGTGTTAGTAGATGGCGGAGAAATTCATTTCAAAACTGATAACCAAGGTTTATTTGAATATTCTATTATGAGTATGGCTGAGTATGGTATGTTATTAACTTACCTTAGCCTAGATCTTCATAATAGTGATTATGAAGGAAACATTATGACAGAATACGAAGAGAAATTCTCTAGTAAAGGTCATCGTATTTACCGAGTTGAAGCAAAATATCGTACGGAGCCTATGCAGTAA
- a CDS encoding YtzH-like family protein — protein MPINQQHQLEVLKDILINHQSDCCGTVSECEQLERLIQSLLANDSISSDAKAMLNDVYSYSQSGKSSSNLDNHISNNQEQLTQWIAGMDNFS, from the coding sequence ATGCCAATTAATCAACAGCATCAATTAGAAGTGTTAAAAGATATTTTAATCAATCATCAAAGTGATTGCTGCGGGACAGTTTCTGAATGCGAGCAATTAGAGCGCCTCATTCAATCGTTACTCGCAAACGATAGTATAAGTAGTGACGCTAAAGCAATGCTAAACGATGTATATTCTTATAGTCAATCGGGTAAATCTTCCTCTAATTTGGACAACCATATTTCCAATAATCAAGAACAACTTACTCAGTGGATTGCTGGAATGGACAATTTTTCTTAA
- a CDS encoding phosphotransferase family protein: protein MNMEWLEQLLGKEWSLIPAGGVTGDAYIAQNGQQKLFLKRNTSPFLAVLSAEGIVPKLLWTRRVTNGDVISAQKWLPGQKLEQEDMKLERVAKLLKKIHSSKALVQMIQRLGKQPLHGQELLQQLQLVLRGDIRVDETIQQGLQYLTESLKDIEYNEFVVCHCDVNHNNWILSDEDELFLIDWDGAVIADPALDLGMLLYWYVPRHEWSEWLGYYEVELDESLLRRMRWYVIAQTILSIQWHTTKKQQAEAKYWHQYLQQLLASE, encoded by the coding sequence ATGAATATGGAATGGTTGGAACAATTATTAGGAAAAGAGTGGAGTCTTATACCGGCTGGTGGAGTAACGGGCGATGCATATATTGCGCAAAACGGACAACAAAAGTTATTTTTAAAGCGGAATACATCGCCCTTTTTAGCGGTATTGTCAGCAGAAGGAATTGTTCCAAAATTACTTTGGACAAGAAGGGTAACGAACGGTGATGTAATTTCTGCTCAAAAATGGCTTCCGGGACAGAAGTTAGAGCAAGAGGATATGAAACTAGAACGTGTTGCGAAACTTTTGAAGAAAATACACTCCTCTAAAGCGCTTGTGCAGATGATTCAAAGGCTAGGAAAGCAGCCGCTTCATGGGCAAGAGTTGTTACAACAATTACAGCTCGTTTTAAGAGGAGATATAAGAGTTGATGAAACAATTCAGCAAGGTCTTCAATATTTAACGGAGTCATTAAAAGATATTGAGTACAATGAATTCGTTGTATGCCATTGTGATGTAAATCATAACAATTGGATATTGTCGGATGAAGATGAATTGTTTTTAATTGATTGGGATGGAGCTGTTATTGCTGACCCAGCTTTAGATCTTGGTATGTTATTATATTGGTATGTTCCGCGCCATGAATGGAGTGAGTGGCTCGGATATTATGAGGTTGAACTAGATGAATCATTGCTTAGGCGTATGAGATGGTATGTGATAGCACAAACGATTTTATCTATTCAATGGCACACAACAAAAAAGCAGCAAGCAGAAGCTAAATATTGGCACCAATATTTACAGCAACTACTTGCTTCAGAATAA